The following are encoded together in the Carettochelys insculpta isolate YL-2023 chromosome 24, ASM3395843v1, whole genome shotgun sequence genome:
- the LOC142001391 gene encoding regulator of G-protein signaling 8-like, whose amino-acid sequence MSSVSQLEIPQSLEERLTLEEASSWKCSFDCVLASLTGQTVFMEFLRTEHSDENMAFWLACEDLRGSRARSRSARKPRRSTWITSPSCPQRRSALMILCGRQSTSQQHTHVQ is encoded by the exons ATGTCTAGCGTCTCCCAGCTGGAGATCCCCCAGTCCCTTGAGGAAAG GCTCACCTTGGAAGAAGCATCCTCCTGGAAGTGCTCATTTGATTGTGTGTTGGCGAGCCTGACTGGCCAGACAGTCTTCATGGAGTTCCTGCGGACGGAGCACAGCGATGAGAACATGGCCTTCTGGCTGGCTTGTGAGGACCTCagagggagcagagccaggagcaggtctGCGAGAAAGCCAAGAAGATCCACCTGGATTACATCTCCATCCTGTCCCCAGAGGAG GTCAGCATTGATGATACTGTGTGGGAGACAATCAACAAGTCAACAGCACACGCATGTTCAATGA